The following DNA comes from Anopheles arabiensis isolate DONGOLA chromosome 3, AaraD3, whole genome shotgun sequence.
gtgtttctttttgctctctttcgtCCGATTCTTTCCTTCCTAGACTACGATGACTGCGAGCGTAGAAGCGACGAACTGTTTCTCTGCCGATTTCTGTACTGCTGCGACTGGGACGTACAGGAAGCGTTTGGGCGCATCGTGAAACTGATCAAGCTGAAGGTGAGTTACAGCTACAGTTGCTCGGATGAGCCTTATGACTCACTAACGCTCCTCTccttctatttaaaaaaaaaaccaggaaGCGAATCCGGAATGGTTCTTCCACAAACCGATCGCCACCTACAGCGAGCTGCTGAATCGGAACGTAAAGTTCGCGCTGGACCGGCGCGACCGGCGAGGCCGTCGCGTCTTTATCACCCGCCTCGGGGCGATCGACTTCTCCAGTATGGCCGTGACCGATCTGGCCAATCTGGACGATATCTGGTTCGAGCTGATGCTGAACGAGCTCGAGACGCTCGAGAGCGGCGTCACGTGCCTGATCGATATGAGCGGCTACTCGCTGAAGAGCTTTCGGTTTCTAACGCCACAAAACATACGCATCGGGTCGGCCAAGACGGATCTGTTGCCGCTGAAGaacatcgaatttcacgtAGTCAACTCTTCGGTGTTTATGAATGCAGCGATCGCCATCCTGTACCCGATGCTGAGCAAGAAGATTAAGGACCAGGTACGCTTCCACTACTCCAACTGGGCGTCGCTGCACGAGTACATTCCGGCGGACATACTGCCGGCAGAGTACGGTGGCACCGCGGGGAAAACGTTCGACTTTCAAACCATCCACGGCCAGGTGCTGGATCGTGCGAACGATTTCGATCGATTACTGACGTACGGTGTGCGGGATGGGTCCGCTCCTGCCGCGACTGCTGCTACGGCACTGATTGTCCCCAAGGGCAAGGGAGGTAAAGCGAAGGGAAAGCACAGAGAggcggaaaagaaaaagtcaCTGGCGGGGTGCACTGTCGAGGAGTAACATCTAAGTGATATACTATAGCAATTAATGATAAGGTTGTTAGATGTAGAGCCTTTattcttttacaaaaaaaaaaacaaacagatagCAAATAAAGTGCCCATGGGAAAATTGGAAGTGATTTTAATGGAAGTCATGTTGCCGCTTATCAAAACACACGCTCCGGTAATGAGTGTGCGGATGAGAAATTCCCCTTCACGAAGGCTGTTTTGCAGGGTAAAGATAGCGAGCTGATAAAAAAGACTTCGTCATATCGAACAAAGATACCATACCTTGACCACAACTTCTCAAGTAGTGCGATGATACGTTGAAGTGGGttttaaaagtaaataaagcTTATTATAAAAGCGAAATGGCTTGCACACTTGGTAGGTTTTAGCGTACGTCCAAACGATGAAACTGCTTCTGATAGGAGTGCTAGCGCTTTGCCTTGGGCAGGTAAGTCCCAGCGAACTACGAATATCAAGATTTGTATCTACATAGCAGTACCTTTTCCATCCGCTCTTAAGCTCCAAGCTGGCCCGGTAGCAGTGCCAGCGAAAAAAGTCCCTTCCGCGGACACACGAGCCCTATTCTTCGCCGAGTTCACCCATCTGCTCGACGGCATTGCAAAGGAGGCACTCGCAAGCCTTTCCTCGCTGGAGCAGAACGCCGGCAAACAGATCGCCTCGGTCGAAGATGCCATCCAGGATCTGGAGCAGCTGTACAACGAGAAGGTGCTGAAGGAAATCGAACGTTACGATGGTGCACTGAACGAGCTTAGCTCCAGCGTGTCGCCGTGCTTCGAGTCGGTTCCGCAGAA
Coding sequences within:
- the LOC120901662 gene encoding alpha-tocopherol transfer protein-like, which translates into the protein MPEIKAIAKSAPNARKDQTEDVTSAGDAPVTLFADQPERVRKINELRKLIQNYDDCERRSDELFLCRFLYCCDWDVQEAFGRIVKLIKLKEANPEWFFHKPIATYSELLNRNVKFALDRRDRRGRRVFITRLGAIDFSSMAVTDLANLDDIWFELMLNELETLESGVTCLIDMSGYSLKSFRFLTPQNIRIGSAKTDLLPLKNIEFHVVNSSVFMNAAIAILYPMLSKKIKDQVRFHYSNWASLHEYIPADILPAEYGGTAGKTFDFQTIHGQVLDRANDFDRLLTYGVRDGSAPAATAATALIVPKGKGGKAKGKHREAEKKKSLAGCTVEE